The following are from one region of the Hemitrygon akajei chromosome 6, sHemAka1.3, whole genome shotgun sequence genome:
- the adra2c gene encoding alpha-2C adrenergic receptor has product MEAGANSSSPLLNASRPRPAPDLGRYSPEAVAGLSALVGLLILFTVAGNVLVAIAVFTSRALRPPQNLFLVSLASADILVATLVMPFSLANELMGYWYFGTAWCDIYLALDVLFCTSSIVHLCAISLDRYWSIIKAVEYNLKRTPRRIKAAIVTVWVISALISFPPLLSRDRTLEEDQTYPACRLNDDTWYILLSCVASFFAPCVIMVLVYVRIYQVARHRTRGMSVRRDPPEGSSQTEEAAGGPRAPDDRQNGHCSRPGEEPPDVEVDESSTSEEKGRRKQAAKKDSFSKRSSRLSRSSSRSFVVFSTRKRRRSSRASRSKVSQAREKRFTFVLAVVIGVFVVCWFPFFFSYSLYGICRELCQVPETLFKFFFWIGYCNSSLNPVIYTIFNQDFRRAFQKIICKARKRHF; this is encoded by the coding sequence ATGGAGGCTGGGGCCAACTCCAGCAGCCCTCTCCTCAACGCCTCCCGCCCGCGGCCGGCGCCCGATCTCGGCCGCTACTCGCCGGAGGCCGTAGCTGGGCTCTCCGCCCTGGTGGGGCTGCTCATCCTCTTCACGGTGGCGGGCAACGTGCTGGTGGCGATCGCCGTGTTCACCAGCCGCGCCCTGCGGCCACCCCAGAACCTCTTCCTGGTGTCGCTAGCCAGCGCAGACATCCTGGTGGCCACTCTGGTCATGCCCTTCTCGCTGGCCAACGAACTCATGGGCTACTGGTACTTCGGCACGGCGTGGTGCGACATCTACCTGGCCCTGGACGTCCTCTTCTGCACCTCGTCCATCGTCCACCTCTGCGCCATCAGCCTGGACCGCTACTGGTCCATCATCAAAGCCGTGGAATACAACCTCAAGCGGACACCCCGCAGGATCAAAGCGGCCATCGTGACCGTGTGGGTGATCTCGGCTCTCATCTCCTTCCCTCCGCTCCTGTCCCGGGACCGCACGCTGGAGGAGGACCAGACTTATCCGGCTTGCCGGCTGAACGACGACACCTGGTACATCCTGCTGTCCTGCGTGGCCTCCTTCTTCGCCCCCTGCGTGATCATGGTGCTGGTGTACGTCCGGATCTACCAGGTGGCCCGTCACAGAACCAGGGGCATGTCGGTGCGGAGGGACCCTCCCGAGGGCTCGTCCCAGACTGAGGAGGCGGCAGGAGGTCCCAGGGCACCGGACGACAGACAGAACGGGCACTGTAGCCGACCGGGCGAGGAGCCGCCCGATGTCGAAGTGGACGAGAGCTCTACCTCGGAGGAGAAAGGTCGCCGGAAACAGGCGGCCAAGAAGGACTCCTTCTCCAAGCGCTCCAGCCGCCTCTCCCGGTCGAGCAGCCGCTCTTTCGTGGTGTTCTCCACCCGCAAGAGACGCCGGAGCAGCCGCGCGTCCAGGAGCAAAGTGTCTCAAGCCAGGGAGAAGAGGTTCACCTTCGTCCTGGCCGTGGTGATCGGTGTGTTCGTCGTCTGCTGGTTCCCGTTTTTCTTCAGCTACAGCCTGTACGGCATCTGCCGGGAGCTGTGTCAGGTGCCGGAGACCCTCTTCAAGTTCTTCTTCTGGATCGGCTACTGCAACAGTTCGCTCAATCCGGTCATCTACACCATCTTCAACCAGGACTTCAGGAGAGCTTTCCAAAAGATTATCTGTAAAGCCAGGAAGAGGCACTTTTAA